GCGCGGGGTGGCTGGAGAGCGTGCTGTCATGGCCGCGCCGCTTCGTGCTGCCGTTCGAGCAGGGCGGCGCACCGGAGATCGCCTTCGCGGAGCCGCCCGCCACGTGATCGCAAAGGGGTGCGTTTTCGCGCGTGTCTCCAGACTTGGGGCCAACGCCGACTAGGATCCTTGCACATGACCCAGCTTCCTCTGCGGGCCCAGCTCGCCAGTGCCCTGGGCCGCAGCGCCGCCACGCTGTCCAGGATGACCGGGCGTGGCGACGGCTCGGTGATCGGCGGTCGGGTCGGCCTGATGCTCGAGCCGGATCTCCTGCGTCAGCTGGCCCGCGACCGCAAGCTGGCCCTGGTCAGCGCGACCAACGGCAAGACGACCACCACCAGGCTGATCACCTCGGCGCTGCTGGAGCTCGGCGAGGTGGCCACCAACGCCTTCGGCGCCAACATGCCCGCCGGCCATGTCTCCGCGCTGTCCCAGTACAAGCGCGCCCCGTACGGCGTGCTGGAGGTGGACGAGAAGTACCTGCCCGAGGTGCTCGACACGACCGGCGCCGGCGTCGTCTGCCTGATGAACCTCAGCCGCGACCAGATGGACCGCGCGGCCGAGATCTGGCTGCTGGCGCAGAAGTGGCGCAGGGCCCTGTCCGGCAAGCCCACGCACGTCATCGCCAACTGCGACGACCCGCTCGTCACCTGGGGCGCCTCCACGGCCGCCGCGGTCACCTGGGTCGCCGGCGGGCAGCGGTGGAAGGAAGACTCCTGGTGCTGCCCCGAGTGCGGCGGCCCGCTCGACCGCAAGGACGCCGACTGGGCGTGCCGCGAGTGCACCTTCCACCGTCCCGAGCCGCAGTGGGTGGTCGACGGCGACTCGGTGATCGACCCGCGCGGGCAGCGCTGGCTGCTCGACATCCAGCTGCCCGGCCAGGCCAACCGCTCCAACGCGGTGATGGCGCTGGCGGTGGCCGAGGCGTTCGGGCTGCCGGTGGACCGGGCGTTGCCCCGGCTGCGCGAGGTCACCTCGGTGGCCGGCCGCTACACCACCGTCGAGCGCGACGGGCGGCACGCGCGGCTGCTGCTGGCCAAGAACCCGGCCGGCTGGCTGGAGGCGTTCGACGTCGCCGACCCTCAGCTGCCGATCATCCTCTCGGTCAACGCGCAGGGCCCCGACGGGCGCGACACCTCGTGGTTGTGGGACGTCGACTACCGCATCCTGCGCGGGCGCCCCGTGTTCGTCACCGGCGAGCGCCGCCTGGACCTGGCGCTCCGGCTCGACGTCGCGGACGTGCCGTTCACGCTGTGCGGCACGTTCACGGAGGCGCTGGCCATGCAGCCGCCCGGGCGGGTGGACGTGATCGCCAACTACACCGCCTTCCAGCAGATCCGATCGGAGTTCGGCCGTGCCGTCTGACAGCGCCCTACGCATCGTCTGGATCTACCCCGACCTGCTGAGCACGTACGGTGACCAGGGCAACGTGCTGGTCCTGGAGCAGCGGGCGCAGCGCAGGGGGATCGAGACGGAGACGATCCACGTCCGCTCGGCCGACCCCGTCCCCGAGACCGGCGACATCTACCTGATCGGCGGCGGTGAGGACCGCCCGCAGATCCTGGCCGCCCAGCGCCTGCGCAGGGACGGCGGCCTGCACCGCGCCATCGCGCGCGGCGCGGCCATGCTGGCGGTGTGCGCCGGCTACCAGATCATGGGCAGCACGTTCGGCGGCGAGGAGGGCCAGCCGGTCGACGGCATCGGCCTGCTCGACATCTCCAGCGCCCGCGGCCCCGCCCGCGCGGTGGGCGAGCTGGTGGCCGAGGTGGACGCCGCGCTCAACCTGCCCACGCTGACCGGCTTCGAGAACCACATGGGCGTCACCCATCTGGGCCCCGGCGTCCGCCCGCTGTCGCGCACGATCAAGGGCGTGGGCAACGGCGACGGCTTCGAGGGCTGCTACGCGGGGCACGTCGTGGGCACCTACCTGCACGGCCCCGCGCTGGCCCGCAACCCGGCCCTGGCGGACCTGCTGCTGTCGTGGCGGGTGGGCGACCTCGCGCCGCTCGACGACTCCCGCTACGAGGCGCTGCGCCAGGAACGCCTGACCACGGTGCTGCAGTCGTCCTGAGATGAACTGTCCGGATTTGGGGTAGGACGTCGGCCGTGGGATCCACGGTCACCGTCCCCCAGACCCGCACGATGGGCGGGGAGGAGCTGTCCGCCGACGACGCTTGGGAGACCCTGCGCAAGTACGGCGTCTGGCACTTCGTGCGCGACTCGTTCGTCAGGTTCCGCTACGGCGACGGCATGAGCCATTCGCGGGCCCTGGCGTTCCAGATCTGCCTGGCCATCATCCCCGGGGCCATCGCCGTGGTCGGCCTGAGCGCGGTCACCCACCAGGAGGAGCTGGGCCGGGTGCTGCGGCTCACGCTGAGCGCCCTGGCGCCGGGCGGCGGCGCGCAGGCCGTCGCCGAGGTGCTCGACGGCGGCAAGGGCACCAGGGACCAGCTGGCGCTGTGGCTGGGCCTGGCCACCACGCTGGCCGCGCTCACCACGGCCATGGCCCAGTTCGAACGGGGCGCCAACCGCATCTACGGCGTCGAGCGCGACCGGCCCTTCCACCGCAAGTACGCCAGGGCGGTCGTGCTCGCGCTGACCGCCGGCCTCTGCATGATCACCGGGTTTACGGTGCTGGTGGGCGGCGGCGAGCTGGGCGACGCGCTCAGCGAGACGTTCGGCTGGGGCGCCGGCGCCCGCCAGGCCTACGCCTTCGTCCGCTGGCCGCTCGGCTTCCTGCTCGCCCTGGCCTCCACGGTCACGCTCTTCAGAGCCTCGCCCCGGCGCAGGCAGCCCGGCCACACGTGGCTGGCCGTGGGAGCGCTGGTCGCCCTGGGGTTATGGACGCTGTTCACGCTGGGGCTGGCACTCTACACCGAGCACAACAACACCTTCGGCAACACGTACGGGCCGCTGACCGCCGTGATGGCGCTGCTGCTGTGGTCGTTCCTCAGCTCGATCGCGCTCTTCCTGGGGTTGGCGTTCGCGGCACAGCTGGAGGCGTGCCGCGCGGGCTGCGTCGAGCCCGCCCACCCGGATCCGGGGCCGACGGCTGAGGAGGAGCGCGAGCCCTTCGTGGGGGAGGTCGGAGCGGCCGCGATCGCCGCCGTCAGAGGTCTGTTCGACAGGAGGAACGGACGCGGCTCCGCCCCGCGCACCTGACCCGCGGCGCCCGGAGCGGCCTCAGCCGTGCTTGCTCAACCGGCTCCGCACGAAGAACGCCACGCCCACCCAGACGAGCAGGCTGATCGCGCCGAATCTGGCATGGCGCCACCAGGGGATGGGCTGCTCTCCCGTCGTCACGGAGATGGCGACGCCGAGCAGGAAGAGGAACACCGCGGCGATCGCTCCCAAGATCGTCAGCGCGGCGATGGGGCGGGCGTTGATCTGCTGGCCGTACCAGTGCCCGGCAGCGGTGACTCTCGTACGCATCGCACCGATTGTCCGCACGATCATCATCGTGCCACACCTCGGGACGGCGGGGCAGCCCTGCGATCAGTAGACGAGCGCCTGCACGCCCTCCGTGGTCACTTCCTCCACGAACGCCGGCGCGCCCGCGATGCGCACCCCCTCGATGAGGTCGTCCACGGTGATGTTCCTGCGGGCGGCGCACTGCGTGCACAGCGTCACCCGCCCCGCCGCCAGCACGGCGTCGAGCAGGTCGGTGAGCGGCGCCGCGTGCGGCAGGGCGAACTCCTTGGCCCGCCCGGGGAGCGCGAACCACGAGGACTCGCCGGTCAGCCACAGGGAGACGGATACCCCGCTCGCGAGCGCGGCGGCCGCGACCGTGAACGCCTGGTTGCACCGCTCGGGAGCGTCGGCCCCGGCGGTCACCTTGATCACCAGTGAACGTGCCATATCCGTCACCCTAGCCCCGCGGGAGCCCGTACGGGCGTGGCGCGCCACTACGCTTGGGGAGCATGGAAGAACCTGAGGTGCACCCCGACCTGGAGCCGATCGCGTTCCTGCTGGGGCGGTGGGAAGGCGCCGGCGTGGGCGGCTACCCGACGATCGAGAGCTTCAACTTCGGCCAGGAGATCGAGTTCGGCCACAACGGCAAGCCGTTCCTGACCTACGTGAGCCGCACCTGGCTGCTCGACGACGCGGGCAACCGCGTCAGGCCGCTGGCCACGGAGTCCGGCTACTGGCGCTCGCTGCCCGAGCGGCAGATCGAGGTCGTGCTCTCCCATCCCACCGGCATCGTCGAGATCTACATCGGCGAGGTCGTCTTCCACAAGATCGAGCTGCGTACGGACGTGGTCGCCCGCACCGCCTCGGCCAAGGAGTACACCGCGGGCCACCGCCTGTACGGCCTGGTCAACGGCAATCTGATGTGGGCCTACGAGATGGCGGCCGTCGGGCACCCGCTCACGGACCACATGTCGGCAGAGCTGAAGAAGGTGGCCTGATCCCATGAGCACGCCGTTCACCGCCGACGCCGTCGAGGCGATCAAGCGGCACATGAATGACGACCACGCCGACGACGGGCTGATCATCGTACGCGGGCTCGGCGGCCGGCCGGACGCCCAGACCGCGCTCACCAGCGACGTCGACGCCGAGGCGATCACGTTCACGATCGACGGCGGGGAGCGGGTGCGCGTGCCGTGGGGCGAGACGCTCACCGAGCGGGCCCAGGTGCGCAAGGCCGTGGTGCGGCTCTACCGCGAGGCGTGCGAGAAGCTCGGCATCCCAGCCCGCGGCGAGCACTGACCCCCGGAAATTGAAGAGGGCCCCAGGCAACACTCCGCCGATGCGGCGGGCCGGATGGACCATGGTCGGGATCGTCGTCCCGCCCTCCGGCTGCCAGGGGCCCCGGTGGTTGCCTCGTATTCGCGTCACGTCACGAGACAACAGTCCGCGACGTCAGCGGACAACCACCTCGCTAGCCCGACTATGACTAACCATTATTCGGACCACCTCCTTTCCGCGTACTCAAGAAGCTATGCGGTCCACCGCGAACCGGGCAAGTAAATATCCGCGGGCCGTAGTATCGGAGCATGACCGAGACGCAGTGGCATGAGGAACTCCGCGCCAAGGGCTACCGGGTCACCCCCCAGCGTCAGCTCGTGCTGGAGGCGGTCAAGGAGCTGGAGCACGCCACGCCGGAGGAGATCTGCGTCAAGGTCCGTCAGACGGCGCGCGGGGTGAACATCTCGACCGTCTACCGCACGCTGGAGCTGCTCGAGGAGCTGGGCCTGGTCACCCACACCCACCTCGGGCACGGCGCCCCCACCTACCACCTGGCCGCCGAGGCCGATCACGTGCACCTGGTGTGCCGGGGGTGCGACGAGGTGTTCGAGGTGCGGCCCGAGCTGGCGGAGGGGCTGGTCAAGGGGCTGGACGAGGAGATGGGCTTCGTCGCCGACGTCCACCACCTGACCGTCTTCGGCCGCTGCCGCAACTGCCGCTGAGCCGCGCCCCTGACCATGCGCCCCTGACCACGCGCCCTGACCAGGTGGCCCGTGCCCGGCGCCGCCGGCGGTGCGGATAGCCTGGAAGGCATGCGTAGCCCTCTGCTCGACCTCCCCGGCGCCGTCCCGGCGGACGCCCCTGACTCCGACGTAGCCGCGCACTACGGTGACCTGTTCGCCGAGCAGCGCGCACTGGTCAAGGGAGAGGCGGTCGTCGACCGCAGCAACCGTGAGGTGATCCGCATCTCCGGCGCCGACCGGCTGAAATGGCTCAACGACCTCACCTCGCAGAAGCTCGACACGCTCCAACCGGGCGAGTGGACACAGACGCTCGACCTCGACCTGCAGGGCCGCGTCCAGCACCACCTCACGCTCACCGACGACGGCCGGAGCGTCCTGGCCCACGTCGAGCCGGGCACCGCGCAGAGCCTGATCGACTACCTCGACCGCATGCGCTTCATGCTGCGGGTGGAGGTCTCCCGCGCCGACGACCTGGCCGTGCTCTCCACGGCCACCGAGGACTTCCTGGTGCCGCGCGCCGAGCTCGCCGATCACCTGGGCAAGCCGCTGGCGGGGCTGTGGGCGTACGAGGCCCTGCGCATCGAGGCGCACCGGCCCCGGCTGGGCTTCGAGACCGACCACAAGACGATCCCGCACGAGGTGGGCTGGATCGGCGGGGCGGTGCACCTCACCAAGGGCTGCTACCGGGGGCAGGAGACGGTGGCCCGTGTGCACAACCTGGGGCACCCGCCGAGGCGCCTGGTCTTCCTGCACCTGGACGGCAGCGTGGACACCCTTCCTGCCCACGGGGCTCCGGTGATCTCCGAGAGCCAGGAGGTGGGCGTCGTCGGCTCGGCCGCCCGCCACCACGAGCTGGGGCCGATCGCCCTGGCCGTGATCAAGCGCACGGTGCCGCTGGACGCGCCGCTGCTCGCGGGCGGCGTGGCCGCGTCCCAGGAGGTCATCGTGCCGCCGGACGCGGGGCGCAACGTCGCCATCGACCCGGCCCTGCGCCGCCGCATCCGCTGACCACCACCCCGTCCGCGCCATCCCGGGCGGGCGGGGTGTCACATGTCCAGGACGAGGGTGATCGGCCCGTCGTTGACCAGAGAGACCTTCATGTCAGCCCCGAACACCCCTGTCTCCACCTGAGCCCCCAACCCCCGCAACTCCTCCACCACAGCCTCCACCAACGGCTCCGCCACAGGTCCAGGAGCAGCAGCCTGCCATGTGGGCCGCCGCCCCTTGCGGGCATCGCCGTACAGGGTGAACTGACTGATCACCAGGAGCGGCGCCCCCACGTCCGAGCAGGACTTCTCCCCGTGCAGGATGCGCAGCCCCCACAACTTGGCCGCCAGTCGCGCGGCCTCGGCGCGCGTGTCCGTGTGCGTGACGCCCACCAGGACGAGCAGCCCCGGCTCGCCGACCGCCCCCACCACCTGCCCGTCGACCTCGACGGACGCCGAACTGACCCGCTGTACGACTGCTCGCATGGCATCCCATTCTGGACCAGGACCAAACCCTTCATACACTCATGTCGAAAGGGGAACGTGAAATGTCGTTGATTGTGGAAGTCGTCCGGTCCGGGTTCGTGGAGTCCACGCATCACGCACGCATGCTGACCGTGGACGCGGCAGGCCGCCCGGTCGAGACCAGGGGCGCGGTGCACGTGCCGGCCTCGCCACGGTCGTCGATGAAGCCGCTGCAGGCGCTGGGCATGCTGCGCAGCGGCCTGCGCCTGGAGGGTGAGCTGCTGGCGCTGGCCTGCGCCTCGCACTCCGGCGAGCCCTTTCACGTGGACGGGGTCAGGAAGATCTTGGCGGGCGCCGGGCTGGAGGAGTCGGCGCTGCGGTGCCCCGAGGACTATCCGTTCGACCGCGCGGCGACCGAGCGCGGCCGGGTCTACATGAACTGCTCGGGCAAGCACGCCGCCATGCTGGCCACCTGCGTGGCGAACGACTGGCCGCTGAGCACCTACCTGGAGCCGGCGCACCCGTTGCAGCGGACGATCCGCGAGACGGTGGAGGAGCTGACCGGGGAGCGGGTGGCGGCCTCCGGCGTGGACGGGTGCGGGGCGCCGCTGTTCTACGTCTCGATGCTCGGGGTGACCAAGGCGTTCCGGGCGTTCCCGCTGTCGTCGGCCGACTCGTACGAACGCAAGATCTTCGACGCCATGCGCACCTACCCCGAGTGGACCTCGGGCACCGACAGGGCCGAGGCCAAGCTGATGCGGGCGCTGCCCGGACTGATGCTCAAGGCGGGGGCGGAGGCGTTCGACGCGTTCGTGTTCGAGGACGGGCGCGCGGGCACCGTCAAGATCGAGGACGGTGGCACGCGCGCCCGGGTGCCCGTCACCGTGGCGGCGCTGCGCTCGCTGGGCCTGGACGCGCCCGAACTGGCCGAGCTGGCCTCCGGCGCGGTGCTGGGCGGCGGACGGCCCGTCGGCGAGCTGCGGGTGCGCTGAGGCCCTCACCGGACGGCGAGCTACTCCTCCTGATCCGGTACGCGCTCAGCGAGCCGCTCGTAGCGCTGCCTGGCGGCCTGCGGCGTGCCGAGCCCGAGCCCGAAGGCGATCTCCTGCCAGGTCATGCCGCGCCCCCGGGCAAGCTGCAACAACGTGGCCTCCAGCGCGTCCATCTCCCCGCGGACCAGCGGCACGAGGCTGAGCGCCGCCGTGATGTCGGCGGCGTCCACCGGCGGCTCGCCGTCGTCAGGCTGCGCGGCCCCGCTGAGCAGGAAGGTGACGAGCCTGACCGCCTCGTGCGGCGCCAGCGCGGACGGGTGGATCTGGCGCGCCCGCTGCTCGTCGGTGGCCGCGTGCCGCTCGGCGATGCGGTGCAGGGACGCGTACACCCGCTGGGCGCGCGCCTGCTCGGGCTGCGGAGGTTTGAAGAGGCCGGCGTCGGAAGTCATGAGATCACGATGCTGCAGCGCGCCCACAGTTGTCAACAGCTCGTTTTAAACGAAGTGTTCAAGGGCTTGCCTTGACACCGGCGTCAGGCTTCTACCATGGCGCCGCATGAAGTTCGCCATCAGCTACAGCACCCCCCACCACGGCCCCGACCCCGACAAGCTCGCCGCCTTCGCCCGCCTGGCCGAGGAGTGCGGCTTCGAGGCGCTGTACGTCCCCGAGCACATCGTGCTCTACCCGGGCGCCCGGATCGGCTCCTTCGAGCTGCCTCCCACGCTCCCGTACGCCGACCCGCTCGACACCCTCACCTTCGTCGCCGCCCACACGGACCGGATCCTGCTCGGCACCGGCGTGCTCCTGCTCCCGTACCACCACCCGGTGACGCTCGCCAAGCGGCTGGCCACCATCGACGTGCTGTCCAAGGGCCGGATGCGGCTGCTCACCGTCGGCCTCGGCGCCCTGCCGGGCGAGGCGCGGGCCGTGGGCGTGGACTACGCGGCCAGGGGCAGGCGCGCCGACGAGGCGATGGACGTGCTGCGGCTGCTCTGGGCGGGTGGTGAGGAGGGCG
The nucleotide sequence above comes from Nonomuraea gerenzanensis. Encoded proteins:
- a CDS encoding Fur family transcriptional regulator codes for the protein MTETQWHEELRAKGYRVTPQRQLVLEAVKELEHATPEEICVKVRQTARGVNISTVYRTLELLEELGLVTHTHLGHGAPTYHLAAEADHVHLVCRGCDEVFEVRPELAEGLVKGLDEEMGFVADVHHLTVFGRCRNCR
- a CDS encoding asparaginase, with the translated sequence MSLIVEVVRSGFVESTHHARMLTVDAAGRPVETRGAVHVPASPRSSMKPLQALGMLRSGLRLEGELLALACASHSGEPFHVDGVRKILAGAGLEESALRCPEDYPFDRAATERGRVYMNCSGKHAAMLATCVANDWPLSTYLEPAHPLQRTIRETVEELTGERVAASGVDGCGAPLFYVSMLGVTKAFRAFPLSSADSYERKIFDAMRTYPEWTSGTDRAEAKLMRALPGLMLKAGAEAFDAFVFEDGRAGTVKIEDGGTRARVPVTVAALRSLGLDAPELAELASGAVLGGGRPVGELRVR
- a CDS encoding TIGR03619 family F420-dependent LLM class oxidoreductase, with the protein product MKFAISYSTPHHGPDPDKLAAFARLAEECGFEALYVPEHIVLYPGARIGSFELPPTLPYADPLDTLTFVAAHTDRILLGTGVLLLPYHHPVTLAKRLATIDVLSKGRMRLLTVGLGALPGEARAVGVDYAARGRRADEAMDVLRLLWAGGEEGVSFAGEFFELDALCSYPKPHEAAGLPIHVGGSSRAAARRAGLRGDGFFPGGRLRPEEVAELWELARSTAAGAGRDPGALEYTRFGAIDMPQGRAEELAAQGVTRLVVSPSTTEPDEQRAELSAFAERFSL
- the dtd gene encoding D-aminoacyl-tRNA deacylase translates to MRAVVQRVSSASVEVDGQVVGAVGEPGLLVLVGVTHTDTRAEAARLAAKLWGLRILHGEKSCSDVGAPLLVISQFTLYGDARKGRRPTWQAAAPGPVAEPLVEAVVEELRGLGAQVETGVFGADMKVSLVNDGPITLVLDM
- a CDS encoding DUF2470 domain-containing protein, whose protein sequence is MSTPFTADAVEAIKRHMNDDHADDGLIIVRGLGGRPDAQTALTSDVDAEAITFTIDGGERVRVPWGETLTERAQVRKAVVRLYREACEKLGIPARGEH
- a CDS encoding DsrE family protein, which gives rise to MARSLVIKVTAGADAPERCNQAFTVAAAALASGVSVSLWLTGESSWFALPGRAKEFALPHAAPLTDLLDAVLAAGRVTLCTQCAARRNITVDDLIEGVRIAGAPAFVEEVTTEGVQALVY
- a CDS encoding YihY/virulence factor BrkB family protein; the protein is MGSTVTVPQTRTMGGEELSADDAWETLRKYGVWHFVRDSFVRFRYGDGMSHSRALAFQICLAIIPGAIAVVGLSAVTHQEELGRVLRLTLSALAPGGGAQAVAEVLDGGKGTRDQLALWLGLATTLAALTTAMAQFERGANRIYGVERDRPFHRKYARAVVLALTAGLCMITGFTVLVGGGELGDALSETFGWGAGARQAYAFVRWPLGFLLALASTVTLFRASPRRRQPGHTWLAVGALVALGLWTLFTLGLALYTEHNNTFGNTYGPLTAVMALLLWSFLSSIALFLGLAFAAQLEACRAGCVEPAHPDPGPTAEEEREPFVGEVGAAAIAAVRGLFDRRNGRGSAPRT
- a CDS encoding FABP family protein, producing the protein MEEPEVHPDLEPIAFLLGRWEGAGVGGYPTIESFNFGQEIEFGHNGKPFLTYVSRTWLLDDAGNRVRPLATESGYWRSLPERQIEVVLSHPTGIVEIYIGEVVFHKIELRTDVVARTASAKEYTAGHRLYGLVNGNLMWAYEMAAVGHPLTDHMSAELKKVA
- a CDS encoding Mur ligase family protein; translation: MTQLPLRAQLASALGRSAATLSRMTGRGDGSVIGGRVGLMLEPDLLRQLARDRKLALVSATNGKTTTTRLITSALLELGEVATNAFGANMPAGHVSALSQYKRAPYGVLEVDEKYLPEVLDTTGAGVVCLMNLSRDQMDRAAEIWLLAQKWRRALSGKPTHVIANCDDPLVTWGASTAAAVTWVAGGQRWKEDSWCCPECGGPLDRKDADWACRECTFHRPEPQWVVDGDSVIDPRGQRWLLDIQLPGQANRSNAVMALAVAEAFGLPVDRALPRLREVTSVAGRYTTVERDGRHARLLLAKNPAGWLEAFDVADPQLPIILSVNAQGPDGRDTSWLWDVDYRILRGRPVFVTGERRLDLALRLDVADVPFTLCGTFTEALAMQPPGRVDVIANYTAFQQIRSEFGRAV
- a CDS encoding DNA-binding protein; the encoded protein is MTSDAGLFKPPQPEQARAQRVYASLHRIAERHAATDEQRARQIHPSALAPHEAVRLVTFLLSGAAQPDDGEPPVDAADITAALSLVPLVRGEMDALEATLLQLARGRGMTWQEIAFGLGLGTPQAARQRYERLAERVPDQEE
- a CDS encoding type 1 glutamine amidotransferase, translated to MPSDSALRIVWIYPDLLSTYGDQGNVLVLEQRAQRRGIETETIHVRSADPVPETGDIYLIGGGEDRPQILAAQRLRRDGGLHRAIARGAAMLAVCAGYQIMGSTFGGEEGQPVDGIGLLDISSARGPARAVGELVAEVDAALNLPTLTGFENHMGVTHLGPGVRPLSRTIKGVGNGDGFEGCYAGHVVGTYLHGPALARNPALADLLLSWRVGDLAPLDDSRYEALRQERLTTVLQSS
- the ygfZ gene encoding CAF17-like 4Fe-4S cluster assembly/insertion protein YgfZ — protein: MRSPLLDLPGAVPADAPDSDVAAHYGDLFAEQRALVKGEAVVDRSNREVIRISGADRLKWLNDLTSQKLDTLQPGEWTQTLDLDLQGRVQHHLTLTDDGRSVLAHVEPGTAQSLIDYLDRMRFMLRVEVSRADDLAVLSTATEDFLVPRAELADHLGKPLAGLWAYEALRIEAHRPRLGFETDHKTIPHEVGWIGGAVHLTKGCYRGQETVARVHNLGHPPRRLVFLHLDGSVDTLPAHGAPVISESQEVGVVGSAARHHELGPIALAVIKRTVPLDAPLLAGGVAASQEVIVPPDAGRNVAIDPALRRRIR